GAGCTTCCTTAAATACTTTTCCCAACCTTCCCTCGGTTTGAACAATATAAACCTTTTGCCGCGCACGTCTATGAGCTCGCTGTCGGTCATCTCCGCGACCTTTCTGGCAAGGGTTCCCCTGTCGAGGCCGGTGCTTATGAGCGCACCCTTCCTTATCTCGACCTTGAGGATTCCATCCTTCTCAAGCTGGGTGTTTATCTCCTCGATGACGCTCTCGTCCAGTCCCCTCTTCCCTATCCAGGCTCGCGGAGGGATATCGTAGTATCTCGCCCTTATGGCGCGTCTCACCTTTCCGGATAAGCGTTTCTCCATACCTCTCACCTCTAAGCCTCTCGCGGTTTGCTGGAGGTCTTATAAAGGTTGGCCTTTTAAAGGTGTTGGGTGCAGAGGGGAAAGGGGGTCAAACCATGCTCGTCCATCATCTCTACTCAGGTGGGAAAGATTCAAGCCTGGCCGCGTGGATACTAACAAGACTCGGCTACAATGTCGAGCTGGTGACGGTGAGCTTTGGCCTTCTGGACAACTGGCGTTTCGCGAGGGAAACGGCTGAGAGGCTCGGCTTTGAGCACAGGGTTCTCTACCTCCCGAAGGAGACGCTGGAAAAAGCGGCGGAGATGGCAATCCGAGACGGCCACCCAAACAACGCCATACAGTTCATCCACGAGAAAGCTTTGGAGGCCCTCGCCTCGCTGCCGGAAGTT
The sequence above is drawn from the Thermococcus pacificus genome and encodes:
- a CDS encoding YhbY family RNA-binding protein gives rise to the protein MEKRLSGKVRRAIRARYYDIPPRAWIGKRGLDESVIEEINTQLEKDGILKVEIRKGALISTGLDRGTLARKVAEMTDSELIDVRGKRFILFKPREGWEKYLRKLQRKELSKEKREEKPVKKVKLDIAQFRRKFKKGRD